A region from the Vicia villosa cultivar HV-30 ecotype Madison, WI linkage group LG3, Vvil1.0, whole genome shotgun sequence genome encodes:
- the LOC131658092 gene encoding uncharacterized protein LOC131658092, translating into MVALEKAKDLGYDKLWMETDCKTVYILQHHTIVFVFARHLHGRVVWSKGTTPLTVVNLKSKLLTLWPTLGKWGITSLGKGFFEFAFSSLEDVQRVRSVSAWNLPQGILKLFPWTKDFTPATLKQTSAQVWIRIHGLSQEYWRPRILFAIASSIGTPICIDSASSKSAFERPFGHIVRVLVDLDMTKDLSYKILVERTGFAFFVDIEYEKLPDFCSFCTCIGHSIDNCKRKEHQSLLGKDGEKKRNKEPLVGGTLKATEVVNVNETPTVNAEAEIPEALGHLAGETSKDQLLEKPREEANHGNALVVNVNNASASEENKSDSEYVDATQVVEFVPETQIDPAHKEVVTNFLQASWDNMADLEKDDDHGVDLFPHKDFQLVFNKKKRNKKGAITSNTRPSSSLKNLTL; encoded by the exons ATGGTGGCTCTTGAGAAAGCAAAAGATTTGGGCTATGATAAACTTTGGATGGAGACTGATTGCAAGACG GTTTACATTTTGCAGCATCATACaatagtttttgttttt gcaagacATCTTCATGGTAGAGTTGTCTGGTCCAAGGGTACCACGCCACTTACTGTTGTTAACCTGAAATCGAAGTTGTTGACCTTGTGGCCGACACTTGGAAAATGGGGCATCACATCCCTTGGAAAAGGTTTTTTCGAATTTGCTTTCTCCTCCCTGGAGGATGTTCAACGTGTGCGTTCTGTTAGTGCCTGGAATCTTCCCCAAGGGATTCTCAAACTCTTTCCCTGGACGAAAGACTTCACACCGGCGACTCTAAAACAAACTTCAGCGCAGGTTTGGATCCGGATTCATGGTCTTTCTCAGGAGTATTGGAGACCAAGAATCTTATTTGCCATTGCTAGTAGTATTGGAACACCAATTTGTATTGATTCAGCTTCAAGCAAATCGGCCTTTGAAAGACCTTTTGGTCACATTGTGAGGGTTCTAGTAGATCTAGACATGACTAAAGATCTGAGCTACAAAATCCTTGTTGAGAGGACAGGATTTGCTTTCTTCGTAGACATTGAGTATGAAAAACTCCCAGACTTTTGTAGTTTCTGCACTTGTATTGGGCACTCTATAGACAACTGTAAAAGGAAAGAACATCAAAGTTTGTTAGGCAAGGATGGTGAGAAGAAACGCAATAAAGAGCCTCTTGTTGGGGGGACACTGAAAGCAACTGAAGTGGTGAATGTCAATGAAACCCCTACCGTTAATGCTGAAGCTGAAATTCCAGAAGCACTGGGGCACTTGGCTGGTGAGACTTCTAAGGATCAGTTGTTGGAAAAACCAAGGGAGGAAGCGAATCATGGAAATGCCTTGGTAGTTAATGTTAACAATGCTTCAGCTTCAGAGGAGAATAAGTCTGATAGTGAATATGTGGATGCTACTCAAGTTGTAGAATTTGTTCCTGAGACTCAAATTGATCCAGCTCATAAAGAAGTAGTTACTAATTTTTTGCAAGCCTCATGGGACAACATGGCAGATCTTGAAAAGGATGATGATCATGGAGTTGATTTGTTCCCTCACAAGGATTTCCAACTGGTCTTcaacaagaagaaaagaaacaagaaAGGAGCAATTACAAGCAACACTAGACCTAGTTCTAGTCTCAAAAATCTTACATTATGA
- the LOC131661494 gene encoding ALBINO3-like protein 1, chloroplastic produces the protein MAALLPCTPTLLYAPFASRRRSHLPLKPHSQAFSGSTKRFLRGSLSVARFGLQPGVLPEPDDAEFVVRELINRAEGLLYTIADAAVSSSDTVVTTTAAKQSNDWLSGITNFMETILKVFKDGLSTLHVPYAYGFAIIMLTVLVKAATFPLTRKQVESAMAMRSLQPQVKAIQKQYAGDQERIQLETARLYKLANINPLAGCLPLLLTTPVWIGLYRAFSNVADEGLLNEGFFWIPSLSGPTTIAARQNGSGISWLFPFVDGHPPLGWPDTLAYLVLPVLLVVSQYISLQIIQSSQATDPNVKSSQILNKFLPLVIGYFSLSVPSGLSLYWFTNNILSTLQQIWLQKLGGAKNPLRQVLDDNLKNDLIQTMKPVSKLNSTKVEETRKVEKLTSEGPQPGDRFKQLMEQEARKKQKREEEKRKAEAAAAKANQEQTIEGENQAVNDLVENSQPAAADTYPSISGVVNGNPLSKDLEGNQNSTSTSDTENDEGSSHFNAVNEKTLEKEPREVLTTTATTNKQPQGEDSDHVAKD, from the exons ATGGCGGCTCTATTACCTTGCACACCGACTCTACTCTATGCTCCGTTTGCGAGCCGGAGGAGGAGCCATCTTCCGCTTAAACCTCACTCACAAGCCTTCTCTGGGTCTACGAAACGGTTTCTTCGCGGTTCTCTTTCCGTTGCCCGGTTCGGATTACAGCCCGGTGTTTTACCCGAACCGGATGACGCCGAATTTGTTGTCAGGGAATTGATTAACCGAGCGGAGGGTTTGCTTTATACAATTGCCGATGCTGCTGTTTCGTCTTCCGATACGGTGGTAACCACCACCGCTGCGAAACAGAGTAACGATTGGCTTTCGGGAATTACCAATTTTATGGAGACGATTCTCAAG GTATTCAAGGATGGACTTTCTACTTTGCATGTGCCGTATGCATATGGTTTTGCAATTATAATGCTCACTGTTCTTGTAAAAGCGGCCACATTTCCGTTGACAAGAAAGCAG GTAGAATCTGCCATGGCTATGCGATCTTTGCAACCTCAAGTAAAGGCTATCCAGAAACAGTATGCTGGGGATCAG GAGAGAATTCAACTTGAAACCGCTCGGTTATATAAATTAGCCAACATTAATCCTCTAGCAG GATGCCTGCCTCTTCTCTTAACAACACCAGTGTGGATCGGGCTATATCGAGCCTTTTCTAATGTGGCAGATGAG GGACTCCTTAACGAAGGCTTCTTTTGGATACCTTCTCTTTCTGGTCCTACTACAATTGCAGCTCGGCAAAATGGAAGTGGCATCTCTTGGCTTTTTCCTTTTGTG GATGGACACCCTCCCCTTGGATGGCCAGATACACTGGCTTACCTTGTCTTGCCTGTTTTACTGGTTGTCTCTCAATACATTTCTCTTCAAATAATTCAGTCATCTCAG GCTACTGACCCCAACGTGAAGAGTTCTCAAATCTTAAACAAGTTCCTTCCATTAGTGATTGGTTATTTTTCTCTTTCGGTTCCTTCTGGTCTTAGCCTTTACTG GTTCACAAATAATATATTGAGCACTTTACAGCAAATATGGCTTCAAAAGTTAGGAGGTGCAAAAAATCCTTTGAGACAAGTTCTAGATGATAATCTGAAAAATGACCTAATACAGACTATGAAGCCAGTATCTAAATTAAATTCCACAAAAGTTGAAGAAACTAGAAAAGTTGAAAAGTTGACATCAGAGGGGCCACAACCTGGTGACAG ATTTAAGCAATTAATGGAGCAAGAGGCAAGGAAGAAAcaaaagagagaagaagaaaaaaggaagGCTGAAGCAGCAGCAGCTAAAGCTAATCAGGAGCAAACAATTGAAGGGGAAAATCAAGCTGTAAACGACTTAGTTGAAAATTCCCAACCCGCGGCTGCTGATACTTATCCATCTATATCGGGAGTAGTAAATGGTAATCCATTAAGTAAGGACTTGGAGGGAAATCAGAATTCTACATCCACATCTGATACTGAAAATGATGAAGGTTCTTCTCATTTCAATGCAGTAAACGAGAAAACTCTAGAAAAG GAACCAAGAGAAGTACTAACAACCACAGCTACTACAAACAAGCAACCTCAAGGAGAGGATTCAGATCACGTGGCAAAGGATTGA